The genomic window AACATACCATTCAAAATCTCTGAAAACCTTATGCTGTATTCATTTTGAATTTTGAATTTTGAATTTTGAATTCCGCCTTGCGGTACTAGGTAGTTAATTTTAAGAAAATATATTACAAAAACATCAAAATGGTAGCCATACAAAATCAAAATAAAACCAAAGATATCGAAGCCATATATCCCCTTTCGGCAATGCAGCAGGGGATGTTATTTCATACTCTTTATCAGCCAGAGTCAAGAATATACTTTGAGCAATTTCGCTTCACTCTGCATGGGGATTTAAATCAGAGTGCGTTTGAGCAAGCTTGGCAACAAGTAGTACAGAGACACTCGGCTTTACGGACTCTTTTCGTTTGGAAGAACCGTAAACAGCCAGTCCAAGTAGTGCGTAAACAGGTGAATTTACCTTGGATTAACAAGGACTTGCGTTTACTCTCAACAGAAGAACAGCAAACACAAATTAACTATTTCTTAAACACCGATAAAGAGCAAAGTTTTGAACTTGACAAAGCTCCCTTGATGCGGTTTGTTTTATTTCGGTTAGCCGACGAGACTTATCATTTTATTTGGAGCTTTCATCATATATTGCTGGATGGTTGGAGTTGGCCGATTATCTTCAAAGAAATCTTTGCTTTTTATGATGCCATCACCAAGAATCAACAATTATATTTAACTCCATCTCGCCCTTACCGAGACTATATTAATTGGTTGCAGCAACAAGATTTATCTGATGCAGAGGAATTTTGGCGGCGGAATCTCGAAGGTTTTACTGCTTCTACCCCTCTCGTTGTAGAACAAACTGTAGGGCAGATTGCTCACCAGCAAACCAATTATATTCGACACCAGCATCTATCAACCGAGGCAACTACTCAATTAAAATCTTTTGCCCAACAACATCATCTCACCGTCTCTACCTTGGTGCAGGCAGGTTGGGCATTATTATTGAGTCGCTACAGTGGTGAGTCGGATGTAGTATTTGGGGCTACAGTATCCGGTCGTCCTCATGACTTATCTAGTGTTGAGTCGATGGTAGGTTTGTTTATTAATACCTTACCTGTACGGGTAAAAATTCCCGAAACACCTGATTTATTGCCTTGGCTAGTGCAGTTGCAACAAGAACATATAGAACGGGAGCAGTATTCATACACCTCATTGGTAGATATTCAAGGCGTAAGTGAGATTCCTCGGAATCAACCTTTGTTTGAAAGCATTGTGGTATTTGAAAATTATCCTGTCAACGCAACCTTACAAGCACTACCGGGAAATTTGAGCATAGGCGATCGCCAAGCCTTGGGAGAAACCAATTATCCCTTAACGATAGTTGCAATTCCCGGTGAAGAACTGGTGATCAAAATTAACTACAACCGCGATCGCTTTGATGCAGATACTATTGACCGAATGATTAGTCATTTACTCACCCTGTTGCAGGGGATTGTGACTAATCCTCATCGTAGTGCTGGCAAATTACCCCTACTCACACCAGCCGAACAAGATTTACTTTTAGGAGAATGGAACGCTACCCAAGCTGCCCAACCCATCAATGATTGCATCCATCGAGTATTTGAGCAGCAAGTTGCCAAAACACCCGCATCTGTGGCGGTGGTGTATGAGAATCAAAGTCTAACTTACCAAGAGTTAAATCAACGCGCCAATCAACTAGCCCACCATCTACAACATTTGGGTATCAAACCAGATGCACCAGTGGGAATTTGTCTAGAACGTTCCCTAGAGGCGGCAATTGCCATCTTAGCTACCCTCAAAGCTGGTGGTGCTTGCGTCCCCCTTGACCCTACTTATCCCCCGGAACGGTTAGCATTTATGCTGGCGGATACTTGTACAAGTGTTGTATTGACCCAAGCTAGTTTAAAAGGGATGGGGGATGGGAGATTAGAGACTAAAGTCATTTTGTTAGATGAGGGATGGGAAGAGATAGCCCAAGAATCTGACACCAATCCTCAAACAGATGTACAACCGCATAACTTAGCTTACGTCATCTATACTTCAGGGTCTACAGGTACTCCTAAAGGTACGCTTGTCCCCCATTTATCCCTCACCAATTTAATCGAACACCATCAAGCAAAGATGGCTACAGGCGTGGGTGTGCTTCAGTTTGCCTCCCTAAGCTTTGATGTCAGCTATCATGAAATATTTGCGGCGTGGGGTTTGGGTGGCACACTGTATATGATTCCCGAAGGCGATCGCAAAGACTTAGATAAATTAATTAAATTACTGGCTCAAGCACCAATTGCGAAAGTCTTCCTTCCCGTCACCCTCTGGCAACAATTAGCAGAAATATACGGAGAAGAAGCACATCTATTTAAAAACATTAGAGAAGCGATCGCCTGTGGCGAACAACTCCAGATTACCCAACCAATGATTAAGCTATTCCAACGTCTGGAGAATTGTAGACTCTATAATTTCTACGGGCCAACGGAAGCAGATTTAGTTACAGCTTATACCTTTAGTCAGCAGCCAGAAACATGGCCGATTTATCCCCCCATTGGTAAACCTGCCGTTAACGTGCAAGTTTATCTATTAGACTGCAATTTCCAACCCGTACCCATCGGCGTTCCTGGGGAACTCTACGTTAGCGGTGATGGTTTATCTCATGGCTACCTCAACCGCCCAGATTTGACAGAGCAAAAATTTGTCCCCAATCCCTTTGACAATTCAAAATTATATAAAACAGGGGACTTAGCTAAATACCTCAGCGATGGGAATATCGAATTTTTGGGGCGGATAGACGACTTAGTCAAAGTCCGGGGTTTTCGGGTGGAACTGGGTGAAGTTGAAGCAGTCTTGAGTAAACATCCCCAAATTAACCAAGCCGTCGCTAAGGTGTTTGGACAAAGTGCTAGGGAAAAATATTTAGTCGCTTACTTTGTCGCCATTCAAGGACAGACAGTCACCGTTGAAGAGTTGCGTACTTTCCTAGAAGACCAATTGCCAGATTACATGATTCCCTCGGCTTTTGTGCAGTTGGATTCCTTTCCCTTAACCCCTAATGGTAAAGTTAATCGTCGCGCTTTAAAAGAACCAACAAATAGCCGACCAGAATTAGCCCAAACTTTTGTTGCACCCCGGACACCCACAGAAGAAATTTTGGCAGGTATTTGGAGGGATGTTTTAGGACTAGAACAAATCGGCATTTACGACAACTTCTTTAATTTGGGAGGACATTCTTTACTTGCCACCCAAGTTATTTCTCTGACCCGTAAAGCATTTAAGATAGAATTACCCTTGCGGAGTTTATTTGAATCTCCAGCGATCGCCACATTAGCTAGAACAGTTGAGACGACTAGCCAGCAAGAACTTATACCAGAAATCGTACCTTTAAAAGTCGGGCAATCTGAACACGCAATCCAGCCAATTTCCCTAACTCAGCTAGAGCTTTGGTTTTTCGAGCAATTC from Nostoc sp. UHCC 0870 includes these protein-coding regions:
- a CDS encoding non-ribosomal peptide synthetase, giving the protein MVAIQNQNKTKDIEAIYPLSAMQQGMLFHTLYQPESRIYFEQFRFTLHGDLNQSAFEQAWQQVVQRHSALRTLFVWKNRKQPVQVVRKQVNLPWINKDLRLLSTEEQQTQINYFLNTDKEQSFELDKAPLMRFVLFRLADETYHFIWSFHHILLDGWSWPIIFKEIFAFYDAITKNQQLYLTPSRPYRDYINWLQQQDLSDAEEFWRRNLEGFTASTPLVVEQTVGQIAHQQTNYIRHQHLSTEATTQLKSFAQQHHLTVSTLVQAGWALLLSRYSGESDVVFGATVSGRPHDLSSVESMVGLFINTLPVRVKIPETPDLLPWLVQLQQEHIEREQYSYTSLVDIQGVSEIPRNQPLFESIVVFENYPVNATLQALPGNLSIGDRQALGETNYPLTIVAIPGEELVIKINYNRDRFDADTIDRMISHLLTLLQGIVTNPHRSAGKLPLLTPAEQDLLLGEWNATQAAQPINDCIHRVFEQQVAKTPASVAVVYENQSLTYQELNQRANQLAHHLQHLGIKPDAPVGICLERSLEAAIAILATLKAGGACVPLDPTYPPERLAFMLADTCTSVVLTQASLKGMGDGRLETKVILLDEGWEEIAQESDTNPQTDVQPHNLAYVIYTSGSTGTPKGTLVPHLSLTNLIEHHQAKMATGVGVLQFASLSFDVSYHEIFAAWGLGGTLYMIPEGDRKDLDKLIKLLAQAPIAKVFLPVTLWQQLAEIYGEEAHLFKNIREAIACGEQLQITQPMIKLFQRLENCRLYNFYGPTEADLVTAYTFSQQPETWPIYPPIGKPAVNVQVYLLDCNFQPVPIGVPGELYVSGDGLSHGYLNRPDLTEQKFVPNPFDNSKLYKTGDLAKYLSDGNIEFLGRIDDLVKVRGFRVELGEVEAVLSKHPQINQAVAKVFGQSAREKYLVAYFVAIQGQTVTVEELRTFLEDQLPDYMIPSAFVQLDSFPLTPNGKVNRRALKEPTNSRPELAQTFVAPRTPTEEILAGIWRDVLGLEQIGIYDNFFNLGGHSLLATQVISLTRKAFKIELPLRSLFESPAIATLARTVETTSQQELIPEIVPLKVGQSEHAIQPISLTQLELWFFEQFYPGNPVYNLPLVYRVTGLLDVKALEQSLREIARRHETLRTTFKVKNGQVVYAISPEPVFDFTVVDAQDISEAKRQAEKEIKQPFDLAQGPLLRSKLWRLSETEHLLVVTTHHIVADGWSFSVLTQEMASLYEAFSQGKPSPLKELPIQYADFAHWQRQLLQGQTLESQMQFWKQNLGVTPPVLKLPTDYPRPSVRTFTGARHTLVISQDLTKALKNLSQQEGATLFMTLLAALNTLLFCYTGQPDIIVSTTVANRTRPEAEQLIGFFVQLLPFCTNLEGNPTFRELLRRVREVALGVYAHQEMPFIKLLEELQIVRDSSQTLLAQVMFVFQNIPEDDLNLANLTLKEEFIATDTKDTAEFDLNLTLQETSEGIEGAFAYRTDLFTANTISRMVTIFQNILEYIVTNPEQRLGELPFLNEGETLPFQNSKLPIANNNSQHEFTEPSNPIEEALLAIWKEILGLEHISTQDNFFDLGGHSALVLQLTYKLQQALQIELPLVALFEKVTIVQQAETIRNLHPAL